GTGGTCTGACCGAGGTAAAACGCATGTAATGTTCCAAAGATTCCAAGAACCACCAGCCCAATCGAACAAAAAGACAGAAATTGTCGCAGATTGTTTTTGGAGCTTTTCAAGCGAACCACTGACCAGGTTAAAACTCCAACAAGTATAATAAACACAGAAACCAGAACTCTGGAAATATTCCAGAGAGCTGACCCGTCCGGGGACATAAAAACAAAGACGCTATTTAGGACGGCAATTAAAGAAGTGAAAATGGCTAAAATCAGCAATAATATGTTGATCATGTCAAACTCCATTTTTTAGTAAGAAATTGCAACCAGCGGCTTCTGCCGCCGGTCTATTGCATAAATAACGACGGAAATTAAAACGAATAAAAAGATTAGGACCTAAAATCTATATTTGACTGCTTATTTTAGGCTTTTATCAGGTTTTTCTTGAGTCGTGACAATTGAAAACCAATCAATGCTCCGAGTTACATACATAACGATCGCAAGAATAATAAAGAGGCCTATGCTTCCCATTAAGAGGGCGAAGTCTTGTAATTGTAAAACAACATATAAAAGTCCATATAATACCGTCAATAGTGCTCCAATGATTATTGTTTGGAGATTGCTCTTTAATACAGTTTTCGTATATGCAGTTATCAGTGTTACAATTCCTAGACTTGCAATTAGATAGGCATATTTAAATGCAACGTGTTCGGAAAATGATAGAAGCAAAGTATAAAAAACAAGCAAAGCAAAACCTATGAGAATATATTGAATCGGATGTATGATTTTTCTGTTTAAAAGTTCAATTAGGAAAAAAGATAAGAACGTAAGCGCAATAAACATGATAGCATATTTAGACATCCGCATTGTCTTTTGATACTCGTCAACTGGTATATATAGGTTTACTCCAAAATTTGAGTTTGTAGGGTTATATTGGTCTCCAATCCAATATTGAGGGTAATTTCGGTTTAAATGAAATATCTGCCACTTGGCTTTGAAACCATTCGAAAGGACATCATAGGTTTCGGGCAGAAAGTTACCTGTAAAACTTGGGTTTTGCCAGGTTGATGAAATATCAACTTGAGTTATTTTTCCAATGGGTGAAAACATTAAGCTCGAACTACCATTTAGATTTATGGCAGACGAAAATTTAAACTTATCATTAAAATTTTTATCGAAGCCTGGTTTAATGCTGATTCCTGATGCCAAAATATCGGTTGATTGGATGCTTGGGGTTGCATCATATTCTTTTTGATTCCACTTGATTTTTATTAAATTTTTGATGCCTTTCATATCAGAAATCCCGATGGCTATAAATGCATCATTCCATATCAATCGATCTGCCGGGATACCCAATCGTTCTACCCCGGCAATCGAAAAATTACCTTCAATTTGCAATTGTGCATTATACAATGCAACCTCATAGATTCCCCGGTATCTAATATCAGGGTTAATTGAAGCCTTAATCATTAGTTCATCCGGCAGAAAATGAATATATTTTGTTTTAGAGGTGTCTCTGAATGGAATACTTAGGATTGGTCCAGTTAATATTTGAGATCCTCCCCACTTTTGGCTGACTTCCTTTATAGCATTATCACGCCTGTCTTGCCTTTCAATAATAAGAGATTGGATCATATGTGCCGGTATCAAAAGTACAAGTGATAGGAGTCCGATAATAGTCAGTCTGAAACTTAGTGATTGCTTTATTCGATGTAGATTGTCCATGACGCATTGCCTCCAATTTATTTTCTTAAAATTTTAACGAATTCAAAATTCTCTGCTGAATTTCATCCAACTCCTCATTGTCGGTGCGAAACTCCAAGCCGAGATATTCATCCTGATGATCAACCACATAAGAGATCGTTCGCATATAAAAAATGGCGTCATAATGATTATAGACATATTTTAGACCGTTCCGGCCACCAAGTTCGATGCTTTTTTCCGGTTGATGTCCGAACCAGAGGCCGTGTTTTTTTCCCTGGTGCTCATCCGTGAATCGCAAGCTGAGCACCGGGTGGCCGCCGTACCGAAACAGGGTTCCGTGGGCATTCCGGTTTTCATCGACAGTGTAAATATCCGGGTAGCTCAAAGAGACTTTCATATCTTCATTTGAGTATATTTTCCAGTTTACGTCGCTGATTTCGGGATTTTCAGGCGCCCGGGACCGGCAGCCCAAAGTCAAAATAAAGCCGAGTAAAATTGCTGTGAGGACGCTTGCAAGTCGAATAAAAGATGGATTTTTCATGGTTTCTCCTTTTTTTGGTTTGAGCTAATTTGCATTTAAACCTTGCAGGTCTCAAAGACCTGCAAGGTTTTTCTTCTCTCTATTAAAAATAACTTTGTAATGCAGAGCTTGAGGTCAAAAAAATACGAATCATAAAGTTGATTCGCTCTAAATGTTACCCCTGAAAAGCCGGCTTTACAGAGAACAATTGTGCAGACGCTTTTTCCTCAGAAGTTGAAACAGCTTGGGCGGCTTTTTTTAAAACCTCTTCTAACGCCTCTAAGTAATCGACAAAACTCTGACGGCCTTTTTCTGTCAAAGAAAGCCGGGTGCAGGGTTTATTTCCAATGAAGAATTTCTTAACCTTGATGACTTTGGCGTCTTGCAAGGACTTTAAGTGACTGCTGAGGTTGCCGAATGTCAGTTCGCATTCCTCCTTCAGCTCGTTGAATGTCAGGCCATCCACTTCTCTGCACAACGCCGACATGATAGCCAACCTGCTCGGTTCATGAAAGATTCGTTTCAAGCCAACATAAACGTTTTC
This portion of the candidate division KSB1 bacterium genome encodes:
- the creD gene encoding cell envelope integrity protein CreD, producing the protein MDNLHRIKQSLSFRLTIIGLLSLVLLIPAHMIQSLIIERQDRRDNAIKEVSQKWGGSQILTGPILSIPFRDTSKTKYIHFLPDELMIKASINPDIRYRGIYEVALYNAQLQIEGNFSIAGVERLGIPADRLIWNDAFIAIGISDMKGIKNLIKIKWNQKEYDATPSIQSTDILASGISIKPGFDKNFNDKFKFSSAINLNGSSSLMFSPIGKITQVDISSTWQNPSFTGNFLPETYDVLSNGFKAKWQIFHLNRNYPQYWIGDQYNPTNSNFGVNLYIPVDEYQKTMRMSKYAIMFIALTFLSFFLIELLNRKIIHPIQYILIGFALLVFYTLLLSFSEHVAFKYAYLIASLGIVTLITAYTKTVLKSNLQTIIIGALLTVLYGLLYVVLQLQDFALLMGSIGLFIILAIVMYVTRSIDWFSIVTTQEKPDKSLK
- a CDS encoding transcriptional regulator — protein: MPLKNENVYVGLKRIFHEPSRLAIMSALCREVDGLTFNELKEECELTFGNLSSHLKSLQDAKVIKVKKFFIGNKPCTRLSLTEKGRQSFVDYLEALEEVLKKAAQAVSTSEEKASAQLFSVKPAFQG